GACCTGTTTGCCAAGACCCGGCATACTTGCACCACTTCTACCGCTTGCTCAAAACCTATGCCAAAGAACGCGGTGCCTTGCAAGTCTTAGTCAAACCCTATGACAGCTACCAAACCTTTGACAGCGACGGAAAGGCTACTGGGCCTGAACAGCCAGATCGTATCAAAGACTTGACCGACAACGGATTCTTACACGACGGACTTTTGACAGGTTATCCAGGAGGAGAACCAGACTGGCACTATGTAAAAGACCTGTCAACCTTGACTCAAGATAGCTTGTTTGCGTCCTTTAGTAAGAAAGGAAAAACACTCGTCAAGAAAACCAATAGTTTTGGACTAACGATCCGTGAGTTGGACAGAGACCAACTGGAACGATTCAAAGCCATCACTTCCGCCACCTCAGAAAGAAGAGAATACCCAGATAAATCTCTAGACTATTACCAAGACTTTTTCGATGCCTTTGGCGAAAAGGCTGCCTTCACTATGGCTAGCATTAACTTCCGCGTCTATCTCCAACACTTGGAAGATAGCCAAAAGCAGGTCCAACAAAAATTGGATGCTGTCCAAGAAGAACTAGATAAGAATCCAAATTCTAGAAAAAAACAAAACGAACACCGCGAGTTGACCAGCCAGGTAATGAGCTTTGAATCCCGCAAAGAAGAAGCCTTGAAATGGATTGACCAGTATGGCGAAGCTGATATCGATCTAGCAGCCAGCCTTTTCGTCTATACCGACCATGAACTTGTCTATCTCTTCAGCGGTTCACTGACAGAATTCAATGCTTTTTATGCCCCTGTTGCCCTTCAAGAATTCGCTATGCGAAAAGCCCTAGATAAAAATATCCCTTTCTACAACCTTTTAGGCATTCGTGGAGAATTTGATGGCTCCGATGGCGTTCTCCGTTTCAAACAAAACTTTAATGGGACAATCGTACGAAAAATGGGAACCTTTCGTTACTACCCACATCCTATAAAATATAAACTCATTCGCTCCTTAAAAACTATTTTAGGCAGAAAATAAAGGAAAACTATGACATTAAGAGTAATCACTGAACAAGAATTTCAAGCCCACATTGATCAAGCAAAATCCCAACTTTTTGAGCAATCTCCAGAAATGGCCAGTCTGTTAAAAAAGCGGGGCTATGAAGTGACCATCCTAGGTTATGAAGTAGAAGGAGATTTGAAAGTATCCGCTATCTTATTTAGCACTCCAATTGCTGGTGGACTCCATATGGAACTTCACAATGGACCTATTTGTACTGATGAAACCTATCTTCAGGATTTTTATAAGGGATTACAACACTTCGCAAAAAAAATGCAGGCTATTGAACTCAAGGTAAAACCCTACCAATCCCTACAGGAATTTGATACCAATGGCAATCCAACTACGGACATCAATCATACCATCATTGACCAATTAACCTCTATTGGATACCATCATCAAGGATTACATGTCGGCTATTCTACAGGGGATTGGTACTACATCAAAGATCTGACCGGTCTAACTCAAGAAAATCTATTTCAATCTTTTAGTAAGAAAGGGAAGCCACTCATAAAGAAAGCTAAAACATTTGGCATCTCCATTCGTAAGTTAGAGCGGGATCAATTGGCACTTTTCCAAAAAATAACGGTTGCAACTTCCGATAGACGAGATTTTAATGACAAACCGTTAGAATATTATGAGTACCTATATGATAGTTTCGGTGATAAGGCAGAGTTTCTTGTCGCTAGCTTGAATTTCAAGAACTATTTAGACAATTTGGCTCGAGAACAAGGGGGGCTATCAGGCAAGATCGATCAACTCCAAGCTGACCTGCTCCAAAATCCAACTTCAGAAAAAAAGCAAAATCAATTACGCGAACTCAAGAGTCAGTATGAAACATTTGAAATCCGTAAAGAAGAAGCACGAAACATGATAGAAAAATATGGGCAACAAGATGTCCCACTTTGTGCAAGCCTTTTTGTCTACCTAAAAAAGGAAGCCTACTATCTCAATAGTGGTTCCTATCCTGAATTTAATAAATTCTATGCGCCAGCAATACTTCAAGAACATGTAATGCTTGAAGCTATCAAGCGCGGATGCCAGTCCTATAACTTCTTAGGGATAAGTGGACAGTTTGATGGAAGCGATGGTGTGCTACGATTTAAGCAGAATTTTAACGGCTATATTAAACGTACACCCGGAGTATTCATGTACTATCCAAATCCACTTAAGCACAGTCTCATTCAAGTTGTCAAGAAAGTTTTAGGTCGATATTGATAAATCTAGGAGGACTCCTATGTCTTTAGAGCTAATAACTGACGAATTGTTCCAGGAACATATCAAAACAATTTTACGAACAATCACCCCAAATGGCGACTCATTTACGGAAAAGGGGATATACGGTACAAATTCTTGCCTACGTAGTCGAAAAGGAGATACAGATTTCTGCGATTGTGTACAGTCAGCCAATTGCAGGTGGCTATCGAATGGAGCTACACAATGGTCCCATTGTAACCGACAGCGCCTACTTGCACGATTTTTTTAAACAACTCCAGGATTTTGCAAAAACAAACAATGTGATTGAATTGGTTGTCAAACCCTATATCCCATATCAATACTTTGACAGTCAAGGTACACCAACTTCTGAACCAAATGATCTCTTCATCGAACAACTGACTAGTATTGGTTACACACACTCGGGTTTGCAGAGAGGATTTGATAGTGGCGATTGGTACTACCTTAAGGACCTTTCTCAACTTGATTCTAAAACCCTGCTGCCTTCCTTTAACAAAAACGGTCAACAGCTAGTAAAAAAAGCTAGAGGGATGGGAATTCAGATTGAAAAATTGCCAAAAGAACGGTTAGAACTTTTTAAAGCGATCACTAATGAAACAGCCGAACGAAACGGCTTTTTAGACAAGGATCTAGAGTATTACCACTGTATTTTTGATGCCTTCGGAGAAGATGCCTCATTCCTAAGCGCCTCAATCGATTTTCAAGAATACCTCAACATATTATTAAACGAAAAAGCAGACTATGAACAGCACCAAAACCAAATCATATCTGATTTTGGTGCTGCCCCAACCGGAAAAAAACAAAAAAGTAAACTAGCTAATCTTAACGAGCAACTTCGTAAAATCAAAGAAACTATTGAAGAGGTCAATCGTATTATTGAGAAACATGGAAATGGAGTGACCCCACTAGCAGTAGGACTTTTCGCTTATCTCGACAAGGAAGCCTACTATTTACATAGCGGATCCTCTCCTGAATTTTGTCATTTTCCTGCACCTTCCCTTTTACAAGAATTCGTCATGTTGGAAGCCATAAAACGCGGTTGCCAAACGTATAATTTTCTTTGTTTTAGCGGTCAGTTTGACGGTAAAGACGGCGTCCTACGCTTTAAACAGAATTTTAATGGCTATATCATGAGAACACCTGGTGTTTTTACTTACTTGCCTAGACCCTATAAGTATCAATTCTATCGATTGATCAAAAAACTATTGCGACGCTTGTAACCCTAGTAGAAATTTTGAGAAAACACATGTCACAAACACAAAAACAACTTACACAAAAAGATCAAATGCTTCGTGGAACTTTTTGGTCCACAATCAGTGATTTCATTAGCAGATTACTCGGAGCACTGTATATTATTCCATGGTATTATTGGATGGGCCAATTTGCAAATGAAGCAAATGCCCTCTTTTCCATGGGTTATAATATTTATGCAACCATCCTACTTTTTTCAACATCAGGTATAAATGTCGCGCTTTCTAAACAAATTGCGCGCTACAGTGTACAGAATCAAACCGAAACAATTGCAGCATTGATAAATGGCTTTTTGAAACTAATGGTTGTCTCTGGCCTCTTCTTTTCCACCTTGATGTACTTCACTTCTCCACTATTATCTGAAGGTATGGGACTCGGGCACGATTTAGTCCCAATTCTCCATAGTCTATGCCTTTCAGTCCTTGTATTCCCAGCAATGTCAACGATTCGTGGGATATTTCAGGGCTATGCCAATTTGAAACCAAATGCACTTAGTCAAATATGGGAACAAATTATTCGCGTCATCTGGATGTTACTGACCACATATATGATTATGCAAGCGGGCAATGGAGACTATAAAGTTGCAGTTATGCAATCAACATTGGCAGCATTTATTGGTATGGTCGCCAGTGTTATCGTATTGCTTTATTTCCTAAAAAAAGAAGGACTTTTTCACCTTCTAAAAAAACCAAAAACGTCTACATTGGAAATTGATGTTACATCCTTAGTAATTGAAACCTTTAAAGAAGCTATTCCATTTATCATTATCGGATCTGCTATCCAAGCCTACCAGTTGATTGATCAAATGACCTATATACGAGTGATGGAATCCGTAACAAACTTTGATGTCAAACGGTTAATGGTTCTCTACTCCTATATGTCGGCCAATCCCAATAAAATTGTCATGATTTTAATTTCAATTGTCAATTCAATAGGTGGTATTAGCATCCCACTTTTAACGGCTAATTTCTTGAAAAAAGATCACGAAGCTTCCGCTAGTTTATTGCAACACAATATAAAATTGATGAATCTGTTCATTATCCCAGCTCTTACTGGTGCCCTGCTCCTTTCAAATGAGCTTTATACGATTTTCTATTCCCAACCTGAATCAATCGCCCTGCAATTATTCAACCATGCACTAATTCAGACATTATTCTTATCCGTGTATGGACTTTTATCACCAACTCTATTAGCATTTTTCGAAGGCAAGCGAGCGATTAGTTACTTCCTTATTGGTATCATCGTAAAACTTATTTTACAGATTCCATTCATCTACCTATTTCATTCAAATGGTCCCCTTGCAGCTACTAGTTTGGCTTCCTTAACCGCCATCATTCTTATGTATCGCCGTATCCACCAGTTGGTGGGGCTTGATCAAAGCCGACTCATAAAGCACCTTATCCAAGTTCTATTTGCCACAATCCTAATGGGAACACTTGTCTTCCTTGGGAGAATTGGTCTGGATTTATTCCTAATCGGTACTGGAAAACTAACCATGTTGATTAAACTAGTGCTCTTATCTGGTATTGGTGTTCTTACTTACGGCTACCTAACTCTAAGATCACAGATTCTTGATGATATTCTTGGGACGAAGGCAAATTCTCTACGAAGAAAATTCAACATTACACCCAAATAATAAAAATAGGATTTCCCACCATCACGTCGTAGGAAATCCTATTTTTTATTTTATTAAAAATTTAATAATGCTAAGAAGCTTTCCGCTTCAAGTGACGCACCACCAACGAGGGCACCGTCAACGTCTGGACACGCCATGTATTCAGCAACGTTTGATGGGTTTACAGAACCACCATATTGAACACGAACCTTGTCAGCCACTTCTTGACCGAAGTCAGCAGCAACAACGTCACGAACTGCTTTACACATATTTTGTGCATCGTCTTTAGTAGCTGATTTACCAGTAC
The sequence above is a segment of the Streptococcus suis genome. Coding sequences within it:
- a CDS encoding aminoacyltransferase encodes the protein MTLRVITEQEFQAHIDQAKSQLFEQSPEMASLLKKRGYEVTILGYEVEGDLKVSAILFSTPIAGGLHMELHNGPICTDETYLQDFYKGLQHFAKKMQAIELKVKPYQSLQEFDTNGNPTTDINHTIIDQLTSIGYHHQGLHVGYSTGDWYYIKDLTGLTQENLFQSFSKKGKPLIKKAKTFGISIRKLERDQLALFQKITVATSDRRDFNDKPLEYYEYLYDSFGDKAEFLVASLNFKNYLDNLAREQGGLSGKIDQLQADLLQNPTSEKKQNQLRELKSQYETFEIRKEEARNMIEKYGQQDVPLCASLFVYLKKEAYYLNSGSYPEFNKFYAPAILQEHVMLEAIKRGCQSYNFLGISGQFDGSDGVLRFKQNFNGYIKRTPGVFMYYPNPLKHSLIQVVKKVLGRY
- a CDS encoding aminoacyltransferase, whose amino-acid sequence is MQLIELNLVDYQKHANQVSQRSFMQTEEMAELLRRRGMDVRYIGLTDKGQTLVSAIIYAIPMTGGLHLEINSGPVCQDPAYLHHFYRLLKTYAKERGALQVLVKPYDSYQTFDSDGKATGPEQPDRIKDLTDNGFLHDGLLTGYPGGEPDWHYVKDLSTLTQDSLFASFSKKGKTLVKKTNSFGLTIRELDRDQLERFKAITSATSERREYPDKSLDYYQDFFDAFGEKAAFTMASINFRVYLQHLEDSQKQVQQKLDAVQEELDKNPNSRKKQNEHRELTSQVMSFESRKEEALKWIDQYGEADIDLAASLFVYTDHELVYLFSGSLTEFNAFYAPVALQEFAMRKALDKNIPFYNLLGIRGEFDGSDGVLRFKQNFNGTIVRKMGTFRYYPHPIKYKLIRSLKTILGRK
- a CDS encoding aminoacyltransferase; this translates as MSKQFYEQSPQMATHLRKRGYTVQILAYVVEKEIQISAIVYSQPIAGGYRMELHNGPIVTDSAYLHDFFKQLQDFAKTNNVIELVVKPYIPYQYFDSQGTPTSEPNDLFIEQLTSIGYTHSGLQRGFDSGDWYYLKDLSQLDSKTLLPSFNKNGQQLVKKARGMGIQIEKLPKERLELFKAITNETAERNGFLDKDLEYYHCIFDAFGEDASFLSASIDFQEYLNILLNEKADYEQHQNQIISDFGAAPTGKKQKSKLANLNEQLRKIKETIEEVNRIIEKHGNGVTPLAVGLFAYLDKEAYYLHSGSSPEFCHFPAPSLLQEFVMLEAIKRGCQTYNFLCFSGQFDGKDGVLRFKQNFNGYIMRTPGVFTYLPRPYKYQFYRLIKKLLRRL
- a CDS encoding polysaccharide biosynthesis protein, which produces MSQTQKQLTQKDQMLRGTFWSTISDFISRLLGALYIIPWYYWMGQFANEANALFSMGYNIYATILLFSTSGINVALSKQIARYSVQNQTETIAALINGFLKLMVVSGLFFSTLMYFTSPLLSEGMGLGHDLVPILHSLCLSVLVFPAMSTIRGIFQGYANLKPNALSQIWEQIIRVIWMLLTTYMIMQAGNGDYKVAVMQSTLAAFIGMVASVIVLLYFLKKEGLFHLLKKPKTSTLEIDVTSLVIETFKEAIPFIIIGSAIQAYQLIDQMTYIRVMESVTNFDVKRLMVLYSYMSANPNKIVMILISIVNSIGGISIPLLTANFLKKDHEASASLLQHNIKLMNLFIIPALTGALLLSNELYTIFYSQPESIALQLFNHALIQTLFLSVYGLLSPTLLAFFEGKRAISYFLIGIIVKLILQIPFIYLFHSNGPLAATSLASLTAIILMYRRIHQLVGLDQSRLIKHLIQVLFATILMGTLVFLGRIGLDLFLIGTGKLTMLIKLVLLSGIGVLTYGYLTLRSQILDDILGTKANSLRRKFNITPK